From Megalobrama amblycephala isolate DHTTF-2021 linkage group LG24, ASM1881202v1, whole genome shotgun sequence, the proteins below share one genomic window:
- the zgc:158659 gene encoding phosphatidylinositol 4,5-bisphosphate 3-kinase catalytic subunit alpha isoform: MAPRPSSGELWGLHLMPPRILVDCCLPNGILVSLECLREAPLTSIKQQLFSEARKYPLYHLLQEESCYIFVGVTQEAEREEFYDETRRLCDLRLFHPILKVIEPLGNREEKILNREIGFAIGMPICEFELVKDPEVQDFRRNILSVCREAVEEREGGGAHTQALYVYPPNVESSADLPQHIYSKLDKGRLIVTIWVIVSPSNSKQKYTLKIAHDSLPEQLIAEAIRKKTRSMHLSAQQLRLCVQEYQGQYILKVCGCDEYFLEKYPLSQYKYIRSCITLARLPHLMLVSKDSLYSQLPASGFMAPSYSRRTPQPSPCPGGGDPGSPRSLWAFNTHLRVRLLCATYVNVNIRDIDKIYVRTGIYHGGEPLCDNVNTQRVPCSNPRWNEWLSYDIYLTDVPRSARLCLSICSVKGRKGAKEEHCPLAWGNINLFDYKDTLVSGKVALGLWPVPHGLEDLLNPIGVSGSNPNKETPCVELEFPWFNQTVVFPDEQQIEEHANWSISRELGYSYCLGLSSRLACDSTISQADAEQLRALCSRDPLYELSEQEKDFLWRHRHYCVNIPESLPKLLLSVKWNSRDEVSQIYCLLKDWPLMQPESALELLDCNFPDPMVREFALRCLIQGLTDDKLSQYLLQLVQVLKYEMYLDNPLARFLIKKALTNQRIGHFFFWHLKSEMHNKTVSRRFGLLLEAFCRACGMYLKHLNRQVEAMDKLVNLTDTLKQEKKDETQKTQMKFLVEHMSRPDYMEALQGFVSPLNPVHQLGNLRLEECRIMSSAKRPLWLNWENPDIMSELLFTNNEIIFKNGDDLRQDMLTLQIIKIMENIWQNQGLDLRMLPYGCLSIGDCVGLIEVVKNSHTIMQIQCKGGLKGALQFNSNTLHHWIKEKNKGEAYDRAIDLFTRSCAGYCVATFILGIGDRHNSNIMVKENGQLFHIDFGHFLDHKKKKFGYKRERVPFVLTQDFLIVISKGVQECSKTKEFERFQEMCYKAYLAIRQHASLFINLFSLLLGCGMPELQSFDDIAYLRKTLALEKNQQDALEYFTKQMNDAHHGGWTTKMDWIFHTIRHMPNEH; the protein is encoded by the exons ATGGCTCCTCGGCCCTCGTCAGGAGAGTTATGGGGGCTTCACCTGATGCCTCCTCGTATCCTGGTGGACTGCTGTCTGCCCAACGGCATCCTGGTCAGTCTGGAGTGTCTGAGGGAGGCTCCGCTGACCAGCATAAAGCAGCAGCTCTTCAGCGAGGCCCGCAAGTACCCGCTGTACCACCTGCTGCAG GAGGAGTCCTGCTACATCTTTGTGGGCGTGACGCAGGAGGCCGAGAGGGAGGAGTTCTATGATGAAACACGCCGCCTGTGTGACCTTCGACTCTTTCACCCCATCCTAAAGGTCATCGAGCCGCTGGGAAACAGGGAGGAGAAGATACTCAACAGGGAGATCG GTTTTGCCATAGGAATGCCCATCTGTGAGTTCGAGCTGGTGAAGGATCCGGAGGTGCAGGACTTCCGGCGGAACATTCTGAGCGTGTGCCGGGAGGCGGTGGAGGAGCGCGAGGGAGGAGGCGCTCACACGCAGGCGCTGTACGTCTACCCTCCCAACGTGGAGTCCTCGGCCGACCTGCCGCAGCACATCTACAGCAAACTGGACAAAG GCCGTCTGATCGTGACCATCTGGGTGATCGTGTCTCCGTCCAACTCCAAGCAGAAGTACACGCTGAAGATCGCACACGACTCTCTCCCGGAGCAGCTGATCGCGGAAGCCATCCGCAAGAAGACGCGCAGCATGCATCTGTCCGCGCAGCAGCTGCGGCTGTGTGTGCAGGAGTATCAGGGCCAGTACATCCTCAAAGTGTGCGGCTGCGACGAGTACTTCCTGGAGAAATATCCTCTCAGCCAGTACAAG taCATCAGGAGCTGCATCACGCTGGCCCGCCTGCCTCACCTGATGCTGGTCAGCAAGGACAGCCTGTACAGTCAGCTTCCTGCCAGCGGGTTCATGGCTCCGTCGTACAGCCGGCGCACGCCTCAGCCCAGCCCCTGCCCCGGCGGAGGAGACCCCGGCTCCCCGCGCTCCCTCTGGGCCTTCAACACACACCTGAGAGTCCGGCTGCTGTGCGCCACATACGTCAACGTCAACATCAGAGACATAGACAag ATCTACGTGAGAACGGGAATATATCACGGAGGAGAACCGCTGTGTGACAACGTCAACACACAGAGAGTGCCCTGCTCCAACCCGAg GTGGAACGAGTGGCTGTCGTATGACATCTACCTGACAGATGTTCCTCGTTCTGCTCgtctctgtctgtccatctgctCCGTCAAGGGTCGCAAGGGTGCCAAAGAG gaacACTGTCCGCTGGCCTGGGGAAACATCAATCTCTTCGACTATAAAGACACGCTGGTCAGCGGTAAGGTGGCTCTGGGTTTGTGGCCGGTTCCTCACGGACTGGAGGATCTTCTCAACCCTATCGGAGTGTCGGGATCGAACCCAAACAAG GAGACGCCGTGCGTGGAGCTGGAGTTTCCCTGGTTTAACCAGACGGTGGTGTTTCCCGATGAGCAGCAGATCGAGGAACACGCCAACTGGAGCATCTCTCGTGAGCTGGGCTACAGCTACTGTCTGGGGCTg agcagtcgTCTGGCGTGCGACAGCACCATATCGCAGGCGGACGCCGAGCAGCTGCGAGCGCTGTGCAGTCGAGACCCGCTGTATGAGCTCTCAGAACAAGAGAAAGACTTCCTGTGGAGACAtcg CCATTACTGTGTGAATATTCCGGAAAGTCTTCCCAAACTCCTGCTGTCTGTCAAATGGAACTCGCGGGACGAAGTGTCGCAG ATCTACTGTCTGCTGAAGGACTGGCCGCTCATGCAGCCTGAATCCGCTCTGGAGCTGCTGGACTGCAACTTCCCAGATCCGATGGTGCGAGAGTTCGCCCTGCGCTGCCTCATCCAGGGACTCACCGACGACAAGCTCAGTCAGTACCTGCTGCAGCtcgtgcag gtaCTGAAATATGAGATGTATCTAGATAATCCGTTAGCGCGGTTCCTGATCAAGAAAGCGTTGACCAATCAGAGGATTGGACATTTCTTCTTCTGGCATCTGAA GTCTGAGATGCACAATAAGACGGTGTCGCGGCGGTTCGGGCTGCTGTTGGAGGCCTTCTGTCGCGCGTGTGGCATGTACCTGAAACACCTGAACAGACAGGTGGAGGCCATGGACAAGCTGGTGAACCTCACGGACACACTCAAACAGGAGAAGAAAGACGAGACGCAGAAG ACTCAGATGAAGTTCCTGGTGGAGCACATGTCCCGTCCAGATTACATGGAGGCGCTGCAGGGGTTTGTTTCTCCTCTGAACCCTGTTCACCAGCTGGGGAATctcag GTTGGAGGAGTGTCGTATCATGTCTTCAGCCAAGCGGCCGCTGTGGTTAAACTGGGAGAATCCAGATATCATGAGCGAGCTGCTCTTCACCAACAACGAGATCATCTTTAAGAACGGAGACG ATCTACGGCAAGACATGCTGACGCTGCAGATTATTAAAATCATGGAGAATATCTGGCAGAATCAGGGGCTGGACCTGCG aatgCTGCCGTACGGCTGTCTGTCCATCGGCGACTGCGTCGGCCTCATCGAGGTGGTGAAGAACTCTCACACCATCATGCAGATTCAGTGTAAAGGAGGCCTGAAGGGGGCGCTGCAGTTCAACAGCAACACACTGCACCACTGGATCAAAGAGAAGAACAAGGGAGAGGC GTACGACAGGGCCATTGATTTGTTCACGCGCTCGTGCGCTGGATACTGCGTGGCCACGTTCATTCTGGGCATCGGTGACAGACACAACAGCAACATCATGGTGAAGGAGAACGGACAG CTGTTCCATATCGACTTTGGTCACTTCCTGGACCATAAAAAGAAGAAATTTGGATACAAACGAGAGCGAGTTCCTTTCGTGCTCACACAAGACTTCCTCATCGTCATCAGCAAGGGTGTGCAGGAGTGCAGCAAGACCAAAGAGTTCGAGAG GTTTCAGGAGATGTGTTATAAGGCGTATCTGGCCATCCGTCAGCACGCCAGCCTCTTCATCAACCTCTTCTCTCTGCTGTTGGGTTGTGGGATGCCGGAGCTGCAGAGTTTCGATGACATCGCGTATCTGCGCAAGACGCTGGCGCTGGAGAAGAACCAGCAGGACGCGCTGGAGTACTTCACCAAACAGATGAACGACGCCCATCATGGAGGATGGACCACCAAGATGGACTGGATATTCCACACCATCAGACACATGCCCAACgagcactga
- the mepceb gene encoding 7SK snRNA methylphosphate capping enzyme: MCTVMSVQSELPAAGGAGLHAPSPLQMSVTIQEEVTANMVLTELAANHVTPQDGVNNEGSFQIKNGLQSRAEATTQPHKLNKRRYSMNVGFKHPSLGKRRRRANSECDPVLPTNFQLGGNIFDPLNLNSLLDEEVSKALNAETPKSSPLPTKNREPVEILIPKDITDPLNLSCGDAAAGVLVSPMKSRRRHRNRHHPGAIVDVSDSEKSKVIEGSASGSVLPLAEAGDAVVLKPVEESPRPYELNTSINCRDEVVPPILPRRRSHPSSTNSGQSSKHRKRRRTTSHSDRLSITPTPPIKRPIATFHTPVVGGVSGAPPPGAEKTPQQRKPQRRFQYGNYSRYYGYRTPSLTADPRLAFFKPEWFRGKTVLDVGCNTGHVTLAIARHWGPERILGLDIDGALVHAARQNLRHFLSELHDRRQSNAGGSEVEALAPLMGLQLDRASALPRFPISFTRCRGPIATLPMMHVPGLFPCNVSFLKGNYVPDSDAAVMSQRAEYDVILCLSLTKWVHLNFGDAGIQRLFRRIYRHLLPGGVLILEPQPWSSYSRRKRLTDVTYRNYSSIRLKPDQFSSFLTSEVGFSSYELIGTPRACAKGFQRSIYLFHKGPSSSRK, from the exons ATGTGTACCGTGATGTCCGTACAAAGTGAGCTTCCGGCTGCTGGCGGGGCAGGTTTGCACGCTCCGTCGCCGCTGCAGATGTCCGTCACCATCCAGGAGGAGGTGACCGCCAACATGGTGCTAACCGAACTCGCTGCCAATCATGTGACCCCTCAAGATGGCGTCAACAACGAGGGATCCTTCCAGATTAAAAACGGCCTGCAGTCGCGAGCCGAGGCGACGACGCAGCCGCACAAACTGAACAAGCGGCGCTACAGCATGAACGTTGGGTTTAAACACCCGAGTCTCGGTAAACGCAGACGCCGCGCCAACTCCGAGTGCGACCCTGTGCTGCCCACCAACTTCCAGCTGGGCGGGAACATCTTCGACCCGTTGAATCTCAACAGCCTGTTGGACGAGGAGGTCAGCAAGGCGCTCAACGCCGAGACGCCCAAATCATCGCCGCTTCCCACCAAGAACCGAGAGCCGGTGGAGATTCTGATCCCCAAAGACATCACAGACCCGCTGAATCTGAGCTGCGGAGACGCAGCCGCGGGCGTGTTGGTGTCGCCCATGAAGAGCAGGCGCAGACATCGCAACCGACATCATCCGGGAGCGATCGTTGACGTTTCAGATAGCGAGAAGTCAAAGGTCATCGAGGGGTCGGCGTCAGGCTCGGTGCTTCCTCTCGCCGAGGCTGGCGACGCCGTCGTGCTCAAGCCTGTGGAGGAGTCGCCGCGTCCGTACGAGCTCAACACGTCAATCAACTGCCGTGACGAAGTGGTTCCGCCCATATTGCCGCGGCGGCGTTCCCATCCCTCCTCGACTAACTCCGGCCAGTCGTCCAAACACAGGAAGCGTCGGCGAACCACCAGCCATTCCGACCGCCTGTCCATCACGCCGACTCCTCCCATCAAACGGCCAATCGCGACCTTCCACACTCCAGTTGTGGGTGGGGTCAGCGGAGCTCCTCCTCCGGGGGCAGAGAAAACGCCGCAGCAGCGCAAGCCGCAGCGCAGGTTCCAGTACGGAAACTACAGCCGTTATTACGGTTACCGCACACCGTCGCTGACCGCCGACCCGCGCTTAGCCTTCTTTAAACCGGAGTGGTTCCGCGGCAAAACCGTCCTGGACGTGGGCTGTAACACGGGTCACGTTACCCTCGCCATCGCCAGACACTGGGGCCCCGAGCGCATCCTCGGTCTAGACATCGACGGCGCGCTGGTGCACGCGGCCCGGCAGAACTTGCGCCACTTCCTGTCAGAGCTGCATGACAGGAGGCAGTCGAACGCGGGTGGGTCAGAGGTCGAAGCGTTGGCGCCGCTGATGGGCCTGCAGCTGGACCGGGCTTCAGCGTTACCCAGGTTTCCCATCTCCTTCACGCGGTGCCGTGGACCCATCGCCACACTTCCCATGATGCACGTGCCGGGCCTTTTTCCCTGCAATGTGTCTTTTCTGAAG GGCAACTATGTGCCGGACAGTGATGCGGCAGTGATGTCACAGCGCGCAGAGTACGACGTCATTCTGTGTCTGAGTTTGACCAAGTGGGTtcatctgaactttggcgacgCTGGAATCCAGAGACTGTTTCGTCGCATCTACAGACACCTGTTACCTGGAGGAGTGCTGATCCTCGAACCGCAGCCCTGGAGCTCCTACAGTCGCCGCAAGAGACTGACG GACGTGACCTACAGGAACTACAGCAGCATCAGACTGAAGCCTGATCAGTTCAGCTCCTTCCTCACCTCTGAGGTCGGCTTCAGCAGCTACGAGCTGATCGGGACGCCGCGCGCATGTGCTAAAg GATTTCAGAGGTCGATTTACCTGTTCCATAAAGGCCCGTCTTCCAGCAGGAAGTGA